TTAGGTAAAGAATATGGTATTTTAGAATCTGAATGGTTTTTATACAGAAACAATATGAAAAACTGTATCCTGAACAATTCTTCCAAGAAAGCTAAAAAATGTATGGAATATCATAACAATATGATGAGAGGTACCATGATCAATTACAACAATTATATCACCAACCTTACAAGAAAGAATGGATATCTGGGGGTTGAAGGTGATACAAAGTTTGAATTTAAGCCTGCCGATATTGCTACAAAATTAAATGAAGCTTATTTCAATGCAAATGATGCAGCAGGAAGAATGAAAGCGGATCAGAAAAGAGACTTTTTAGGACAGACGATGTCCGATGACAACAAGCTTACTCCTTACGCTCAACTGGCACAATAATATCTAAATCATATTTAAAAATAAAAAAAGAGAACTGCAGTTTGCAGTTCTCTTTTTTATTCAAAAGCAAAAAATCTCCGCCGGAAAAAGCAGTTTTGTGGTACTAATCATAAAACCCTTGGGGAAAAAGTAGAAAATTTGGCAGAGATTTTTTTGCATACACTCTACAGATCAACTGTCCTACCCATGATCTGTAAGAGCTTTACAAAAATAGGATTATAGCCATCTGCTGGCTGAAAATACCTGTAGAATTAAATATTCAGAATTGTAGAACTAATACTACTTTTATCTTTACTTCCACCATTGGTAGTAGTTATGCAGTCCGTCATACTCAAACCCACAACGCGGATACAAAGTGTTTCCGATATCATTCGTTTTTTCTGTTTCAAGCATCAACCCGCATGCATCTGTTTCTTCGCACCACTGCTTACTACGATCAATTAATGCTACAGAAAGTCCTTTTCCTCTGTAATCAGGATGAACAAACAGATCGCTTAACAGCCATTGCTTTTGTAATTGAGTATAATGGAATAATTTGTAAAGCTGTACAAAACCTACTGCTTTTCCATCGGCTACTGCAAGAAAAATATCAGACTCACTGTTTAAAAACCGTTCTTTGAGAAAAGCCTTTCCTTTTTCCACATCCGATTCCTGTCTGTAAAAAACACGATAGAGATTGAACAATTCAGCCGTTTCATCAAGATCCTCAAGACTTGCCTTTTTAATAATGTAATTCATCGTTATATATATTTTTATTAACACGGCAAAAGTAGCCTTAAACAGGACCAGTGATATCATCCAGAATATTATTAAAACCATAGTCCAGATAAATTTAATAAGGGTTTCTCACATTCATATTCCATAAATACCGCACGTTTCGGATTGTATCATCCTGAACAAGTCCAGATTTTTACAGAATAAAATCAAACCAATGAAAGAGATCATACATAAAATCGAAAACACAGACTGGCAGCACCTTACAGAAACAATGCATCAAAACGGGTATGCCATTATTCCTGATCTACTGTCTGAAGATGAATGCGAAATATTAAAGTCCAACTACGATCACTCTTCTTTTTATCGTAAAACAGTTGTTATGGCCAGACATCGTTTCGGCCTGGGAGAATATAAATATTTTAACTATCCATTACCTGAAGTTATTCAAACCATACGCTCAACGATCTATCCCCATCTGGCCTCTATTGCCAATTCATGGTTTAAAGCGTTGCATATCGATACTCAGTTTCCCTTAAATCATCAGGAATTTTTACATCAATGTCATGCTAATGGTCAGCAGAAAGCTACCGTCTTAATTTTAAAATATGGAAATGGTGGATTTAATACGCTGCATCAGGATTTATATGGAGACTTATATTTTCCTATTCAAATCGTGTTAATGCTCAGTGAACCGGATAAAGATTTTACAGGAGGTGAGTTTGTGCTTACCCAACAGATTCCGAGAGCACAGTCAAAAGCTATTGTTTTAAAGCCTAAAAAAGGAGATGTCCTTATGTTCACAACGCAATTTAAACCAGAAAAAGGAACCAAAGGATATTACAGGGTTACTATGAAACATGGAGTAAGTGAAATCAGAGAAGGAAGCCGCTATGCTTTGGGGATTATCTTCCATGATGCAATCAGTTAATTATTAAATATTACGTCAATACATAAGCTATGATTCAACATTCTCAAATATCTCCTGAAAGCCTGAGAAGCAAAATACACTGCAGAGAAATTTGTTTTGGGGGAAATATGAAACTGAAAATCTACGGATTACTCAGTTGCCGGTCAGGAAAAAGAATGAAGAAAGAAAACAGGATTTTCTTCACAGAGGAAAAAGAAGCTTTACAAAATAACTATCGTCCCTGCGGACATTGTATGAGAGAAGCATATCAAAAATGGAAGTACTCCTCATTGATTAAATAATAAAATCTGGTGCACTCCACCTCATATAAAACCAGTACCTTAGCATTACTCTGACCTGAGATTGCTTCACTTTGTTCGCAATGACTGGATAATAAATAAAAAGAGAAGCAATATAATATTGCTTCTCTCGTTTAGTAGCGGGAACCGGACTCGAACCGATGACCTTCGGGTTATGAGCCCGACGAGCTACCTACTGCTCCATCCCGCGATATTGGATTGCAAAGGTACGAATATTTTTCACAAATCCTAATTTTTCTTTTAAATAAAGGACTTTTATGAAAACTATTTTATTATTTGTATCTTTGTTTTATGGCAAAAATATTAAAAATTTATCCGGACAACCCACAGGAAAATCTTGTGAATGAGGTTATTAAAACTTTAAAAAATGGCGGGCTGATTATCTATCCTTCTGATACGATTTATGCTTTAGGCTGTAATATTTTTGATATAAAAGCCATGGAAAAACTGGCTCAGCTCAAAAAAATGAAGCTTGAGAAGTCAAAATTCTCAATTATCTGTAATGATCTAAGCCATCTTTCCGACTTTACAAGACCTATTGATACTTCGGTTTTCAGATTTCTGAAAAGTCATCTTCCGGGACCGTTCACTTTCATTCTTGAAGCGAATAAAAGTTTACCTTTAGCTTACAAAGGTCATAAGACCATCGGTATTCGTGTTCCTGACCATCCCATTCCACAGCTAATTGTTGAAAAACTGGGACACCCTATTGCTTCTACTTCCATTAAAGATGATGATGAAATCATTGAATATTCTACCGATCCTGAACTTATTGCCGAAAAATATGATCATTTGGTAGACATTGTCATTGATTCAGGGTACGGGGATAATGTGGCTTCCACTATTGTAGACCTTACTTCAGGAGAACCGGAGATTATCCGTCAGGGAAAAGGAATTATTTAGTAGAGTTTCAGATTCAAAGTTTACAGTTGACAGGTTGGATTATGGGTTTTAATGGGAAGTATTCTATAGGAATTTTACTCACTTTTATTCTTTTAGCTGCAGCAATGCTTTATTCCAATCCACTGATCACTTTGATAACAGGAATGGGTAAAATTACTGCAGATCATTTTTTTCTCAGCAGGATTCTGTTATGGGTCATTCTCATTATAGTGTTTCTGTACAGCATTTTTGTAGAGAAAGGTACTTTTTTACTTAAAGAAGAAAAAAAATATTCGGCAGCATTTTATAGTAAAGCAGCGCTCATCTTATATTTCATCTGCATTCTTGGGGGAGCCATTCTGAATACCTTCATGATGTTCGTTATAGAAGAAAAAATAAGTACCAAGCTTCTTAATCTCATACCCATTTTTAGAAACAATTATTTTTTAATTATTTTTACCTGTCTTACAGCGGCTATTGTAGAAGAATTGCTGATGCGGGGTTACCTACAGCCCAGGATTGAAAAAATGTATAACAATCCGGCAATAGGAATTATTATTTCAGCTGTTTTATTTGGAATATTGCACAGCACTTACGGTACCATAAGCCAGGTTCTCGGGCCTTTCTTTATTGGAATTGTGTTTGCTATATTTTATAAACGCTATTCAAATATTAAAATTCTGATGATCTGTCATTTTATGATTGATTTTATAGCAATGATGATCATGAATTTTATGGATATTAAACACTTATCTGTATTTTAACATTATGAAAATTATAACATCTCCTGCAAAACTCATGAATGTAGAAAATTCAACAGACCTGTTGAGAACCACTACTCCGAAATTCATTGAAGATGCAGCATTCATTCAATCTTATTTAAAAGAAAAATCACCAAAATATCTTTCCGAACTGATGGAAATATCATCCAAGCTGGCTGATGAAAACTGGGAAAGAAACCAAAAATGGAAATCTAAACCTACTGCAAAAGAATCTGCTCCTGCAATGTTTGCTTTTACAGGAGAGGTTTATAGAGGGCTGGATGCCAAAACGCTGGATAAAAATGCTGTGGATTACCTGCAGAAGAACTACAGAATGCTTTCCGGACTTTATGGTTTGCTGAAACCTTCTGATAAAGTTATGCTTTACAGACTGGAAATGGGACGTCCATTTGAATTTGAGCAATACAAAAATCTGTATGAATTCTGGAGAGAAAAAATCACAGAACAATTAAATTCTGAGATGAAAAAAGGAGAAATCCTCCTTCACCTTGCCAGCAATGAGTATGGAAAAGTAATCGACAGAAGGAAGCTGAACCATACTGTAATAGATTTTGATTTTTACGAATTAAAAGAAGGAAAACTGAAAACCATTGTGGTGTATACCAAGCATGCCAGAGGTCTTGTAGTAAGATTCTGTGCTGAAACCAATGCCAAGACATTGGAGGATGTAAAAGCCTTTAATTATGAAGGGTACAGAATTGATGAAGAGAAGTCAACGGATACAAAACTGGTTTTTACAAGATAAATGACAATTTCAGCATTTAAAAAATATTTCAAAACAGAACTTTCCGGCCTTTATACTGAGTCGGAAAGTGTGTTTTTATCGTCTTTATTCATTCATCAAATTGTAGGTTTCGATAATTTCCAGCAAAGAAGATCCTCCGAACAGGAACTTTTGATGGATGATGCAAAAAAACTTTGTGATCTCGTTGCAGAACTTAAAACGGGAAGACCTTATCAGCAAATATTGGGGGAAACAGAATTCTATGGGATGAAAATCCTTGTGAATGAAAATGTACTGATTCCCCGCCCTGAAACGGAAGAATTGCTGGAGATGGCGATCAGAGAAATTCAATCTTTAAAGTTTGAGGTTCAAAATTTTAAGATTTTAGACATAGGAACCGGAAGCGGAATCATTCCTTTGGTGTTAAAGAAGTATTTTCCCGGGGCTCATGTTTCATCTATTGATTTTTCTGAAAAAGCACTGGAAACAGCTCAAAGGAATGCCGAATATCACCAATTGGATATCAATTTCATTCACGCCGATTATCTCAATTTTGAACTGGCTGAAAGTTATGATATTATTATTTCGAATCCTCCCTATATTGGGATTGAAGAGGAGATTGAAATTGCCGATTCCGTGAAAGAATTTGAACCTAAAATGGCTCTTTTCTCCCCTACTGCTGATGCTTTGATCTTTTACAGGAAGATTGCAGAAGATGCTAAAAAATATCTGAAAGACGAAGGATTGTTGTTTTTAGAAATCAATCAGAAACTGGGGCCTGAAACCCTGGAACTGTATCAATATTTCTCTAACGCTCAATTATTGAAGGATTTATCCGAAAATGACAGGTTTATTTATGGAAGGAAATAAGTAATTTTGCTTCCATAAACCTAACCTATGAAAACTTTGATATGGAACTTCTTCATCACTATTTCACTGATTATACAGCTGATATCCTGCAAACAGCATCCTCAGGATATTGTGAGTGAATATTACCGCAAAGGAGAATTCAACGGTTCTGTTCTGATTATGAAAAACGGCCAGATTGTTTGTGATACGGCTCTGGGATTCCGCAATATTGAAAAAGGACTGAAAGCAGATAAAAATACTTCGTTCTATATTGCATCTCTCAGTAAACCTTTCACGGCTGCTGCTATTCTCATGCTGGAGCAAAAAGGCCTATTGAAACTGGATGACAAAGCTTCCCGGTTTATTATACTTCCTGAATATGCTAAAAACATTACCATCAGACAGCTTTTGCATCATACTTCAGGAATTAGGGATTATGAAAACCTATTTTCTAAAAAGCAATTAACCAATCAGGAGGTGATTAACTGGCTGTTCAGTAGTAAAAATCTTGATTTTGCTCCCGACAGCAAGTTTAAGTACAGCAATAGCGGGTATATAATTCTCTCCTGTATTATTGAAAAGGTTTCCGGGAAATCTTACAGTATGTTTATCAATGAGCATATTATTACTCCTTTAAAAATGCATCATACCTATGTATATGAAGCTGGTACGGTTATTCAGAATAGAGCCTCAGGATATAATAAAGAGAAGAAACCTGATGACTACTCGATTTTAACAACGGGTGACGGTGGGATCTACTCTACTCCTGAAGATCTTTATAAATTTGATCAGGCTTTACGAAATTATACTTTGATTAATAAAGAAAATACCCAGGCGATGTATTCTACTTTCCCATTATCTGACGGCAAGATATCTGATTATGGATTCGCATGGTTCATAGAGAATAACAATGGGAAAATTTCAGCGATGCATACCGGTGGTTTAAATGGTTTTAAAGCTTTATTCTGGAGAGACTTGCAGCATAACACCTGTATTATTGCTCTTACCAATCAGGGAGAAGCATTTCCACTAGGTAACTTTTTACATGATATAAAAAAAGCAATACAGTAAACATGACTATTCAATCACACGAAATCAACAATATAAAAATCGCAGAAATAATTTCTGATGATATGATTATCCAATCCGCACAGGATGGGCTGGATCTTATGGGAAATATCTATTACCAGGGTTTTGATAAAATTATTCTTTATGAAAAAAACATTACCCCTGAATTCTTCGATTTAAAGACTAAAATAGCGGGAGAAATTCTCCAAAAATTCTCAAACTATCGTATAGGTTTGGCTATTGTAGGTGACTTTAGCAAATATGAAAGTAAAAGCATGAAAGATTTCATTTTTGAAAGCAATAAGACCAAACACATCAATTTCGTTGATCAATTAGAAAACGCACTGGAAAATTTTTCAAAATAAGCTCTTTTTCAATTCTTTATCTAAGAAATTTGATGTTTATAATGTTTTCAAAAATAATAATACTTTTATAAATTTAATTTTTAGAATTCCTTAATAAAACATAAAAATTTACACAATAAAAACAATATTATTGATTTATCAATTATGTAAAAATTTAAATTAAAACTTATTAATTATTAAGAAAAAACTAGAATTAATTCTATAAACATAATATTATCAATATTTCTTTGTACATTTGCATAAAACACGAGGGAATATGAATCTTACTTATTTAATGGCTATTACAGCTACATAATTCAATTTATTTTTCCGACTATTTCAGATTGACATAGAATGCTCATGGATGGGCATACTTGTAACATTGGCTTTTGGAGTATAAGTCTCCTCATGCCATGCTATGACATTCGACATTTCATGAATCAAATGAATTGTTAGAGGCACTTATTTTCCTTACGGAATTAAGCCATCAGAAAGGACTTTTCTAAAAACATAACCATCAAAAAAAACATAAAATACACAGATAAAAATTATTAAGAACATCATGATTAAAAAATTATTTCTACCAATCGTTTTAGTAAGTTCGTTATCATTCGCCCAAGTAGGGATTAACACAGCCATGCCTGACGAAAGTGCAATCCTGGATGTTTACAGTCAAAATAAAGGAATGCTGATCCCAAGACTTACTACAGCAAAAAGAGATGCCATTACCAATCCAGCCAACTCACTTCTTATCTATGATACGGATAAAAAATGCTTAAGCCAGAATATTGGTACCCCTACAAAACCTGATTGGCTTTGCATTAGTAACAATGCTGTAAAAATGTTTTACATGCCCAGTGTTTCTTTTGATACATCAAGCAATGCCACTGGCCGAACAAAAGATTTATATACCCTTTATAAAACCCAGTTCGGATCTCCAAAAGCAAAAAGCACCAGTGCTCCAACTTCAATCCCGTTTTTCCCATCTAGTAAAGATCTTTACTATTATGTAACTGATGCTGATCCTAATGTGTTCAGTAATATTTCAATTTCTGATGACGGTGTGATGACTTATGATGTAAAAGCTGCAGCCACAGACTGTTCATTTATCAATATTGTTTTTGTTGTTAAATAATTGAGCTATGATAAAAAGTACTTCAATTGTACAGTACAAAAAGTTTTTGTTTATTCTTTCCTTATTTGTTTTCTCACAAAATATGCAGGCACAGAATGAGCAAGGGACGGGCTATCCGTATTTTGTCAATTTTACCCAGGGATTACAGCCTCAGGAAGCTTATAAAGTGGCTACCAGCGGTGTTCAGAATGACGCAACTTTTACTACGGACGGGCTAAGGCTTACCCGAAGTGTGAATAATATTTCAGGAGGTGTGATACTTGCTGATAAAATATTCAAGAGTGATCAGGGAATTAAATTCGAATTTGAATTTGCTATTTATGGAGGAAATACCAACGGAGGAGACGGTATTTCTATATTCTTAGTGGATGGATCTATTCCTAAGAGCCAGCTTAATCTGGGATATTTTGGAGGAGGATTAGGATATAGTTTTGTACGTGGAGGCGAGTCTACGGAAGGACTGAGAGGAGCATATCTGGGAATCGGTCTGGATGAATTCGGAAATTTCAAAACAAGCTTTAACCAAGGGGAAAGAGTTAGAAATGGAATATTTGGAGTGGGATTAGCTGATGGGCGCAGTAATGTTTCTTTAAGAGGTAAACGTGGAAACCAATATCTGTCTTCAGCTGAGCCTGCGGGATACAATGGTTACCCACTGCTTTACAGCATAGCGACCAATGCATTACCTTCCAGTAATAACAGATCAGCTTATCTGGATACTACAACTGGGAAATATATTGGTGTTAAAAATACAGCTCTTCAACAATTCAGTATAGAAAGCGGAGGAACTACAATTCCTCTAAATGAAAATGATGTAAGATTCCGTAAAGCATATATCACTCTGGTTCCCAATCCTGCCGGAGGTTACAATATATCTCTGGAAATACAGCACGGAACAGTGAAAGAAAAAGTGATTGATAATTATTACTACCCTACTTCTCTGAAATATACTGAGACTACGATATCCAACAGTACGGTGAGAACGCTGGATACTTCAGCCCCTTCTACTTTCAGAATTGGGTTTGCAGCTTCTACCGGTGCCGCAAAAAATATACATTTACTGAAAAACTTAGGGGTTACAAGACCTTATGCTGCCGAAGTAACAGATGATCTGTTTGCTGGCTGCCCGGGGATAAAATCAATCTATTATCCTTTGCTTAATGATGCAGCTTATTCTTCAGCAGCCGGACAAAATCCGCCAACACTTTCCTATAATAACCTTGATTTTAATTCATTCCGCTTTTTGGATAACAACGGAGCCGTAATCCCGAATATAACAGGAGGTGTCTATACCAGCAGCCAAGGAACATGGACCTATTTTCCAACTACCGGAGCGCTTTCTTTCAAACCTGCGGCTGGATTCACCGGAGTTGCCCAGGTACAATATGATATTAAAGGAGGTGGAAGCAACGGTACTGAAGCTCCTTACAATAAGGAAGAATACAGATCATTGCCGGCATTGGTACAGGTGAATATTTCAGGTACCAATAACTGCAGCAAAGCCTGTGTTATTTCTAACAAAAATGTAACTCAGAAAATAACAAGATAATTTGATAAAACCAGCTATTGAAAGCTGGTTTTTTTATTATTAACGGGATTTTCAATAAAATACCGAACAGTATCTTCTATCGCTTTATCAGTAGACTGGTATTGAAGATTCAGATCTTGTACTGAT
This region of Chryseobacterium culicis genomic DNA includes:
- a CDS encoding GNAT family N-acetyltransferase, whose protein sequence is MNYIIKKASLEDLDETAELFNLYRVFYRQESDVEKGKAFLKERFLNSESDIFLAVADGKAVGFVQLYKLFHYTQLQKQWLLSDLFVHPDYRGKGLSVALIDRSKQWCEETDACGLMLETEKTNDIGNTLYPRCGFEYDGLHNYYQWWK
- a CDS encoding 2OG-Fe(II) oxygenase codes for the protein MKEIIHKIENTDWQHLTETMHQNGYAIIPDLLSEDECEILKSNYDHSSFYRKTVVMARHRFGLGEYKYFNYPLPEVIQTIRSTIYPHLASIANSWFKALHIDTQFPLNHQEFLHQCHANGQQKATVLILKYGNGGFNTLHQDLYGDLYFPIQIVLMLSEPDKDFTGGEFVLTQQIPRAQSKAIVLKPKKGDVLMFTTQFKPEKGTKGYYRVTMKHGVSEIREGSRYALGIIFHDAIS
- a CDS encoding Ada metal-binding domain-containing protein, yielding MIQHSQISPESLRSKIHCREICFGGNMKLKIYGLLSCRSGKRMKKENRIFFTEEKEALQNNYRPCGHCMREAYQKWKYSSLIK
- a CDS encoding L-threonylcarbamoyladenylate synthase, with the translated sequence MAKILKIYPDNPQENLVNEVIKTLKNGGLIIYPSDTIYALGCNIFDIKAMEKLAQLKKMKLEKSKFSIICNDLSHLSDFTRPIDTSVFRFLKSHLPGPFTFILEANKSLPLAYKGHKTIGIRVPDHPIPQLIVEKLGHPIASTSIKDDDEIIEYSTDPELIAEKYDHLVDIVIDSGYGDNVASTIVDLTSGEPEIIRQGKGII
- a CDS encoding CPBP family intramembrane glutamic endopeptidase; the encoded protein is MTGWIMGFNGKYSIGILLTFILLAAAMLYSNPLITLITGMGKITADHFFLSRILLWVILIIVFLYSIFVEKGTFLLKEEKKYSAAFYSKAALILYFICILGGAILNTFMMFVIEEKISTKLLNLIPIFRNNYFLIIFTCLTAAIVEELLMRGYLQPRIEKMYNNPAIGIIISAVLFGILHSTYGTISQVLGPFFIGIVFAIFYKRYSNIKILMICHFMIDFIAMMIMNFMDIKHLSVF
- the yaaA gene encoding peroxide stress protein YaaA, translating into MKIITSPAKLMNVENSTDLLRTTTPKFIEDAAFIQSYLKEKSPKYLSELMEISSKLADENWERNQKWKSKPTAKESAPAMFAFTGEVYRGLDAKTLDKNAVDYLQKNYRMLSGLYGLLKPSDKVMLYRLEMGRPFEFEQYKNLYEFWREKITEQLNSEMKKGEILLHLASNEYGKVIDRRKLNHTVIDFDFYELKEGKLKTIVVYTKHARGLVVRFCAETNAKTLEDVKAFNYEGYRIDEEKSTDTKLVFTR
- the prmC gene encoding peptide chain release factor N(5)-glutamine methyltransferase — translated: MTISAFKKYFKTELSGLYTESESVFLSSLFIHQIVGFDNFQQRRSSEQELLMDDAKKLCDLVAELKTGRPYQQILGETEFYGMKILVNENVLIPRPETEELLEMAIREIQSLKFEVQNFKILDIGTGSGIIPLVLKKYFPGAHVSSIDFSEKALETAQRNAEYHQLDINFIHADYLNFELAESYDIIISNPPYIGIEEEIEIADSVKEFEPKMALFSPTADALIFYRKIAEDAKKYLKDEGLLFLEINQKLGPETLELYQYFSNAQLLKDLSENDRFIYGRK
- a CDS encoding serine hydrolase domain-containing protein, producing MKTLIWNFFITISLIIQLISCKQHPQDIVSEYYRKGEFNGSVLIMKNGQIVCDTALGFRNIEKGLKADKNTSFYIASLSKPFTAAAILMLEQKGLLKLDDKASRFIILPEYAKNITIRQLLHHTSGIRDYENLFSKKQLTNQEVINWLFSSKNLDFAPDSKFKYSNSGYIILSCIIEKVSGKSYSMFINEHIITPLKMHHTYVYEAGTVIQNRASGYNKEKKPDDYSILTTGDGGIYSTPEDLYKFDQALRNYTLINKENTQAMYSTFPLSDGKISDYGFAWFIENNNGKISAMHTGGLNGFKALFWRDLQHNTCIIALTNQGEAFPLGNFLHDIKKAIQ
- a CDS encoding DUF4180 domain-containing protein — its product is MTIQSHEINNIKIAEIISDDMIIQSAQDGLDLMGNIYYQGFDKIILYEKNITPEFFDLKTKIAGEILQKFSNYRIGLAIVGDFSKYESKSMKDFIFESNKTKHINFVDQLENALENFSK
- a CDS encoding lectin-like domain-containing protein, whose protein sequence is MIKSTSIVQYKKFLFILSLFVFSQNMQAQNEQGTGYPYFVNFTQGLQPQEAYKVATSGVQNDATFTTDGLRLTRSVNNISGGVILADKIFKSDQGIKFEFEFAIYGGNTNGGDGISIFLVDGSIPKSQLNLGYFGGGLGYSFVRGGESTEGLRGAYLGIGLDEFGNFKTSFNQGERVRNGIFGVGLADGRSNVSLRGKRGNQYLSSAEPAGYNGYPLLYSIATNALPSSNNRSAYLDTTTGKYIGVKNTALQQFSIESGGTTIPLNENDVRFRKAYITLVPNPAGGYNISLEIQHGTVKEKVIDNYYYPTSLKYTETTISNSTVRTLDTSAPSTFRIGFAASTGAAKNIHLLKNLGVTRPYAAEVTDDLFAGCPGIKSIYYPLLNDAAYSSAAGQNPPTLSYNNLDFNSFRFLDNNGAVIPNITGGVYTSSQGTWTYFPTTGALSFKPAAGFTGVAQVQYDIKGGGSNGTEAPYNKEEYRSLPALVQVNISGTNNCSKACVISNKNVTQKITR